A portion of the Gossypium arboreum isolate Shixiya-1 chromosome 8, ASM2569848v2, whole genome shotgun sequence genome contains these proteins:
- the LOC108469441 gene encoding uncharacterized protein LOC108469441: MGFQEFLDEMAYVSHEPLAKDLWDIIFKEIKEKSKEALLSKHVAKRISSSRGERVLMSGEYSHIDWSEFMSHEAELDERIILWHIATDLCYHNDSPSQSASSSPSSSLPSPSSPAPHKITSKLLSDYMLYLLVMRPSMMPTVVGLAKIRFQDTLAEAHRLFERNELGAGENDKRACEIIYGVNTDIKPVHLKGDRSKSVLFDACRLARELDKFENGKWLLISKVWVDLLSYAATQCRPSAHVEQIGKGGELITFVWLLVAHFGLGHCFQTTTIAKLIAGK, translated from the coding sequence ATGGGCTTTCAGGAGTTTTTGGATGAAATGGCTTATGTGTCACATGAGCCGCTCGCTAAAGATTTATGGGACATCATCTTTAAGGAGATCAAAGAAAAATCTAAAGAAGCACTACTTTCTAAACATGTTGCTAAGCGAATATCTTCAAGTAGAGGGGAACGGGTTCTAATGTCAGGTGAGTACAGCCACATTGACTGGAGTGAATTTATGAGCCATGAGGCAGAACTCGATGAGAGGATTATTTTGTGGCACATTGCCACTGACCTTTGCTACCACAATGACTCGCCATCACAATCAGCATCATCGTCACCGTCATCGTCATTGCCATCGCCATCGTCACCGGCACCGCATAAGATCACTAGTAAGCTTCTGTCAGATTACATGTTATATCTTCTGGTCATGCGCCCATCTATGATGCCCACCGTGGTAGGTCTTGCCAAAATAAGATTCCAAGACACTCTTGCTGAGGCTCACAGGTTGTTTGAAAGAAACGAGTTAGGAGCAGGAGAAAATGATAAAAGGGCCTGTGAAATAATTTATGGCGTGAACACAGACATTAAACCTGTGCATCTCAAGGGAGATCGAAGTAAGTCGGTGCTGTTTGATGCATGCAGACTGGCCAGAGAGCTGGATAAATTTGAAAACGGAAAGTGGCTGTTAATAAGCAAGGTATGGGTGGATTTACTCTCCTATGCTGCAACCCAATGCAGACCAAGTGCACACGTTGAGCAAATAGGTAAAGGTGGGGAGCTTATTACCTTTGTTTGGTTACTCGTCGCTCACTTTGGTCTCGGCCATTGCTTCCAAACCACTACCATCGCCAAACTCATTGCCGGAAAGtaa
- the LOC108468979 gene encoding LOW QUALITY PROTEIN: CSC1-like protein At1g32090 (The sequence of the model RefSeq protein was modified relative to this genomic sequence to represent the inferred CDS: inserted 2 bases in 1 codon) produces the protein MATLSDIGVSALINILTAFAFLLAFAVLRIQPVNDRVYLPKWYINGGRSSPRSGGNFVAKFVNLDFKTYLTFLNWMPQALKMSESELINHAGLDSAIFLRIYSLGCFLSYGFKIFVPITVVALLILIPVNVSSGTLFFLRKELVVSDIDKLSKSNLWWDYFRFFVHIGLEYLFTIWICYMLYKEYDNVATMRPRFLASQRRRAEQFTVVVRNVPQISGHSVSDSLDQFFKTNHPDTYLCHQAVYNANKFAKLVRKRDRLQNWLDYNQLKFERHSEKRPTKKTGFLGLWGKRVDSIDFYKQQIKEFDKNMALERQKVLKDTKSILPVAFVSFKSRWGAAVCAQTQQSKNPTLWLTNWAPEPRDIYWQNLPIPFLSLTIRKLIISLSVFALVFFYMIPITFVQSLANLEGLERVAPFLRPVIELKFIKSFLQGFLPGLALKILLYILPTILMIMSKIEGHIALSTLERRASAKYYYFMLVNVFLGSIVTGTAFEQLHSFLHQSRTQIPRTIGVSIPMKATLFITYIMVDGWARIAGEILRLKPLVIFHLKNMFMVKSERDREQAMDPGSVDYPETLPSLQLYFLLGIVYAVVTPILLPFILNFFAFAYLVYRHQIINVYNQQYESGAAFWPHVHSRIIASLVISQLQLLGLLNTKEAANSTPLLAILPILTLSFKQYCKHRFEPAFRRYPLEEAMKKDIMDQTTEPDVNXTFLADAYLHPIFRSFEEEELEEVRVDKVRVGKNQSYGDNAQSQTSDDHSSPSPPHHPTTSAPQDVYHHGSHPNMPITFPPLPIMAIIMKQSRAIQGTNICMLRTKKS, from the exons ATGGCTACTCTTAGTGATATTGGGGTGTCTGCCTTAATCAATATTCTCACTGCATTTGCCTTCTTGTTGGCTTTTGCTGTGCTGAGAATTCAACCGGTCAATGATAGAGTTTACCTCCCAAAATGGTATATCAATGGAGGAAGGTCAAGCCCAAGAAGTGGTGGGAACTTTGTGGCCAAGTTTGTCAACCTCGATTTCAAGACTTATCTTACTTTCTTGAATTGGATGCCTCAAGCTTTGAAGATGAGTGAGAGCGAGCTCATCAACCATGCTGGCCTTGACTCTGCTATTTTCCTCAGAATTTACTCTCTCGg TTGTTTCCTCTCTTACGGCTTTAAGATTTTTGTACCCATAACTGTCGTGGCACTTCTTATCCTTATTCCAGTGAATGTGTCAAGTGGAACATTATTTTTCTTGAGGAAAGAATTGGTTGTGAGTGACATTGATAAGCTCTCAAAATCAAAT TTATGGTGGGACTATTTCAGGTTTTTTGTTCATATAGGATTGGAATACTTGTTCACAATTTGGATTTGTTACATGCTCTACAAGGAATATGATAATGTGGCAACAATGAGGCCGCGTTTCTTGGCTTCACAACGTAGGCGTGCAGAACAGTTCACT GTTGTTGTGAGGAATGTGCCACAGATTTCGGGTCACTCCGTATCAGATTCCCTGGACCAATTCTTTAAAACAAATCACCCTGATACTTATCTTTGTCACCAG GCTGTTTATAATGCAAACAAATTCGCTAAATTGGTGAGGAAAAGAGATAGGCTTCAAAATTGGCTAGACTATAACCAACTGAAGTTCGAAAGACATTCTGAGAAGAGACCAACTAAAAAG ACTGGATTTCTCGGGCTATGGGGTAAAAGAGTTGATTCCATTGATTTCTACAAACAACAAATAAAAGAATTCGATAAAAAT ATGGCACTAGAGCGCCAGAAagttctcaaagacacaaaatctATCCTGCCAGTTGCTTTTGTATCATTTAAATCGCGTTGGGGGGCTGCTGTTTGTGCACAGACACAACAAAGCAAAAATCCCACACTGTGGTTAACAAATTGGGCTCCAGAACCCCGTGATATTTATTGGCAAAATCTGCCTATACCATTCCTCTCGTTGACCATTCGGAAACTAATAATATCATTATCAGTATTTGCATTGGTATTTTTCTACATGATACCTATTACTTTTGTGCAATCTCTTGCAAATTTAGAGGGTCTTGAAAGAGTTGCTCCTTTCCTTAGGCCGGTTATAGAACT GAAGTTCATCAAATCTTTCTTGCAAGGTTTCCTTCCTGGTCTCGCTCTTAAAATCCTTTTGTATATACTGCCTACAATTTTGATGATCATGTCAAAGATTGAGGGACATATAGCTTTATCAACTCTTGAACGACGAGCATCAGCAAAGTACTATTATTTTATGTTGGTGAATGTGTTCTTGGGGAGTATAGTGACTGGAACAGCTTTCGAGCAATTGCACTCTTTCCTTCACCAATCACGAACTCA GATTCCTAGAACCATAGGAGTGTCAATACCGATGAAGGCCACTCTCTTTATTACATATATAATGGTTGACGGATGGGCTCGTATAGCTGGTGAGATTCTCCGACTGAAACCGTTGGTTATTTTTCATCTTAAGAACATGTTTATGGTTAAGTCCGAAAGGGACAGAGAACAAGCCATGGACCCTGGCAGTGTGGACTATCCAGAAACTCTCCCAAGTCTCCAACTGTACTTCCTTCTGGGAATTGTGTATGCAGTGGTTACTCCCATCCTTCTTCCTTTTATATTGAACTTCTTTGCCTTTGCGTACCTGGTTTACCGTCATCAG ATAATTAACGTCTACAATCAACAGTATGAGAGTGGTGCCGCATTCTGGCCGCATGTTCACAGCCGCATAATAGCAAGCTTAGTGATCTCTCAACTTCAATTATTGGGTCTTCTCAATACAAAAGAAGCTGCTAATTCAACTCCTCTGCTTGCTATCTTACCCATATTGACATTATCCTTCAAACAGTACTGCAAGCACCGTTTTGAGCCTGCATTCCGAAGATATCCACTCGAG GAAGCAATGAAAAAGGACATAATGGATCAAACCACAGAACCTGATGTTAA AACCTTCTTAGCTGATGCGTACTTGCACCCGATTTTCCGTTCCTTTGAAGAAGAGGAATTGGAAGAAGTGAGAGTCGATAAAGTTCGAGTTGGTAAGAACCAAAGTTATGGCGACAATGCTCAAAGTCAAACTAGTGATGATCACAGTTCCCCTTCCCCACCTCATCATCCCACCACCTCTGCGCCCCAAGATGTTTATCACCATGGTTCCCACCCCAATATGCCTATAACTTTTCCTCCCCTACCCATTATGGCTATCATTATGAAGCAGAGCCGGGCAATTCAAGGGACTAATATATGTATGCTTAGAACTAAGAAGTCTTAA
- the LOC108468788 gene encoding uncharacterized protein LOC108468788, with protein MLKLVPGLTVALIFIKKVWERWNIVGALLFSLMLQSFLTLVAPFRRSTRDRGLILIIWCAYLIADATANFAIGLISNNVRSPCDSSGKEENDLLAFWAPFLLLHLGCPDPITAFSLEDNELWQRHMLSLILQAVASTYVFFQSLSHNKLQLPTFLMFIAGVIKYSERIWALYRASTDSFRNSLLQKEDPGPDYALLMDKFACMRDGHLPTKTITLEQPEKEAEDVKQDNLSDLEVLHYAYHFFETFKGLVVDLMFSIHARKESREFFEVRTLEDALRVIEVELNFLYGVFYTKMMIMHSRVGYVFRIIACGSILVALALFHFHTNQSKYDPFNVKITYSLLLGALAMEFVAFLMLFFSDWTFASPVHPALKPSELIYRCFLALTKSSWYRSPGNEVLVLATPLFRRWSGSVSGHNFLRYCRKSSPTTMLKFTSWWDPISDLKVVRGLPESSCQLGGKAEANTLAPLFCQQTLPHSRTHR; from the coding sequence ATGTTGAAGCTCGTTCCGGGTCTAACAGTCGCTCTAATATTTATCAAGAAGGTGTGGGAGCGTTGGAATATCGTAGGGGCTCTTCTCTTTAGCCTCATGTTGCAGAGCTTCCTCACATTGGTGGCCCCATTCAGAAGATCCACAAGGGACAGAGGCTTGATTCTGATCATCTGGTGTGCTTACTTGATCGCTGATGCAACTGCTAATTTTGCTATCGGTCTCATAAGCAACAACGTACGCAGCCCATGTGATTCTTCCGGTAAGGAAGAAAATGATCTTTTGGCATTTTGGGCTCCATTTCTCTTACTGCACCTTGGCTGTCCTGATCCCATCACAGCCTTTTCTCTTGAAGATAATGAACTCTGGCAAAGGCACATGCTTAGCCTCATTCTCCAAGCCGTAGCTTCTACCTATGTCTTCTTTCAATCCCTTTCCCACAACAAGCTGCAGTTGCCCACATTCCTCATGTTTATTGCCGGAGTCATCAAGTATTCTGAGCGGATTTGGGCTTTGTACCGGGCAAGCACCGACAGCTTCCGCAACTCCTTGCTCCAAAAAGAAGATCCGGGCCCCGATTATGCACTGCTTATGGACAAATTTGCTTGTATGAGGGATGGCCACCTTCCCACGAAAACCATAACACTAGAACAGCCTGAGAAAGAAGCCGAAGATGTGAAGCAAGACAACTTGAGTGATTTAGAAGTGTTGCATTACGCTTATCACTTTTTTGAAACCTTCAAGGGCCTTGTTGTGGATCTCATGTTTAGCATACACGCGCGGAAAGAGAGCCGAGAATTCTTCGAGGTGAGGACTCTGGAAGATGCACTAAGAGTCATAGAGGTTGAACTCAACTTCTTGTATGGGGTTTTCTATACCAAGATGATGATAATGCATTCCAGGGTAGGCTATGTTTTCCGAATCATAGCCTGTGGGTCAATTTTAGTGGCTCTTGCGCTCTTCCATTTCCATACCAACCAAAGTAAATACGACCCATTTAATGTGAAAATCACCTACAGCTTGCTCCTGGGTGCCCTTGCCATGGAATTTGTAGCCTTCCTAATGCTCTTTTTCTCTGATTGgacttttgcttcccctgttcaTCCTGCTTTAAAGCCTTCGGAGCTTATCTACCGCTGCTTTCTTGCTCTCACCAAGTCTAGTTGGTACAGGAGTCCAGGAAATGAAGTATTAGTCTTGGCTACACCCTTGTTTCGCAGATGGTCTGGGTCTGTCTCAGGACACAATTTCTTAAGGTATTGCCGGAAAAGTAGTCCAACCACAATGCTGAAATTCACCAGTTGGTGGGACCCAATTTCGGACTTGAAGGTAGTGCGAGGGCTGCCTGAATCTAGTTGCCAACTTGGTGGGAAAGCTGAAGCTAATACTCTTGCCCCTCTCTTTTGTCAGCAAACTTTGCCACATTCCAGAACCCATCGCTAA
- the LOC108467887 gene encoding 4-coumarate--CoA ligase-like 6, protein MATSLNFFPETSEPKTTHLPDWYSPETRIYSSTYSSISLPTDPFLDVVSFIFSHQHDGVTALIDSSSGYSISYSKLLPLVQSMASGLHHLGVSQGDVVLLLLPNSVHFPIIFFSVLYLGAIVTTMNPLSNMMEVKKQIVDCGVRFAFTLLENVDKLQKLGVHAIGVPENMDLDSEKTGFLSFRKLIGGQFGKAPRPVIRQQDTAAIMYSSGTTGVSKGVVLTHGNFIAMTELFVRFEASQYEYSSSKNVYLAVLPMFHIYGLSLFVVGLLSLGSSIVIMRRFDASELVKVIDDYGVTHFPVVPPILTTLTMRAKHVCENSLQSLKQVSCGAAPLSRKTILDFVQALPHVDFVQGYGMTESTAVGTRGFNNEKHHNYSSIGLLAPNMQAKVVDWNSDSSLPPGFHGELWLRGPAIMQRYINNVEATNMTIDKDGWLRTGDIVCFDEDGYLYLSDRLKEIIKYKGYQIAPADLEAVLISHPEILDAAVTSAADEVCGEIPVAFVVRRHGCTLTKGAVIDFVANQVAPYKKVRRVVFTESIPKSAAGKILRKELKSFISSRL, encoded by the exons ATGGCAACAAGCTTGAACTTCTTCCCCGAGACCTCAGAACCCAAAACTACTCATCTTCCTGACTGGTATTCACCAGAAACAAGAATCTATTCCAGCACGTATTCCTCTATATCTCTCCCAACTGATCCATTTCTTGACGTTGTTTCCTTCATTTTCTCTCACCAACATGATGGggttactgctttgattgattccTCATCTGGGTATTCAATATCTTACTCAAAGCTATTACCTTTGGTCCAATCAATGGCCTCAGGTCTCCACCACCTCGGTGTTTCCCAAGGGGATGTGGTCTTGCTTTTGTTGCCAAATTCTGTTCATTTCCCCATTATTTTCTTCAGCGTTTTATATTTGGGTGCAATTGTTACCACCATGAATCCACTAAGTAATATGATGGAGGTCAAGAAACAAATTGTTGATTGTGGTGTGCGTTTTGCATTTACTCTACTTGAAAATGTTGACAAACTTCAGAAATTGGGTGTTCATGCAATTGGGGTACCAGAAAACATGGACCTGGATTCAGAAAAGACTGGTTTTTTATCTTTTCGTAAGCTTATTGGGGGCCAATTTGGTAAGGCGCCAAGGCCTGTGATTAGGCAGCAGGACACGGCGGCAATAATGTATTCATCAGGTACTACAGGCGTTAGCAAGGGAGTTGTATTAACACATGGGAATTTTATAGCAATGACTGAGCTTTTTGTAAGATTTGAAGCTTCACAGTACGAATATTCAAGTTCAAAGAATGTGTATTTAGCTGTTCTTCCAATGTTCCATATATATGGATTATCACTTTTCGTGGTTGGATTATTGTCATTGGGTTCTAGCATTGTTATCATGAGGAGATTTGATGCCAGTGAACTGGTGAAAGTAATTGATGACTATGGAGTTACTCACTTTCCAGTTGTTCCACCTATACTGACAACATTGACAATGAGAGCCAAGCATGTTTGTGAAAATAGCTTGCAGAGTTTAAAACAGGTTTCCTGTGGTGCTGCTCCTTTGAGCAGGAAAACCATATTGGACTTTGTTCAGGCTCTTCCTCATGTTGATTTCGTTCAG GGCTATGGCATGACTGAATCAACTGCAGTAGGAACTCGTGGCTTCAACAATGAAAAacatcacaattattcttcaataGGACTTCTAGCACCAAACATGCAAGCTAAAGTGGTAGATTGGAATTCTGATTCTTCTTTGCCTCCTGGCTTTCATGGCGAGCTTTGGCTAAGAGGACCTGCAATTATGCAAC GATACATAAATAATGTTGAGGCCACCAATATGACAATTGACAAAGATGGTTGGCTGCGTACTGGTGACATTGTTTGTTTTGATGAAGACGGGTATTTGTATTTATCTGACCGCTTGAAAGAGATTATAAAATACAAGGGCTATCAG ATCGCCCCTGCTGATTTAGAGGCTGTATTGATTTCCCATCCCGAGATACTAGATGCTGCTGTAACTTC AGCCGCTGATGAAGTATGCGGTGAGATTCCTGTGGCATTTGTGGTGAGGAGGCACGGTTGTACACTGACCAAAGGAGCTGTCATAGACTTCGTGGCTAATCAG GTTGCACCTTATAAGAAAGTAAGAAGGGTGGTGTTTACAGAATCAATTCCAAAGTCTGCTGCAGGAAAAATTCTTCGAAAAGAACTTAAGAGTTTCATAAGTTCTAGACTTTAA